The DNA segment GGAGCTTCGTCCCGGAAATCTCCACATGATCGGAATACCACAGCGCGGCTCGGCAGAGGGGCGTAAGCTCCGAATCCTTCATTTTCAGTCCGTCGTCGTGCCAGAAGGGATAGCGGAGATTGCAAAAGGCTTTCTCAAGCTCAATGTTCCTGCACTCCTTTAAGGCGCTTTCCCCGTCCGCCGGCCCGTCAAAGGCACAGTTTACCAGTCTGAGCTCTTCGCTTCCATACAGCGCCCGCTCCATGTCAAAGGTCTGATTTTCGATCAGTTTCATACCTGGCCTCCCAAAATCTTCGTAAAGTCCGCCATCATTTCCGAAATTTTAATCTGCTGCGGACAGACGGTCTCACAGCTTCTGCATCCGATGCAGTTGGACGGATGGTGTTCCTTCGGCATGCTTGCCACGGCCATGGGCGCAAGGAAGCCGCCGCCGGTGATTTTATGTTCATTATAAAGGGCGATTAACTCCGGAACCGGCAGGCCCTTCGGACAGTGGCTCGTGCAGTAGTGGCATGCCGTACAGGGAAGGCCGCCCTTTCGCGTCTCCTCGTCGGCAAGGCTTACTACCGTGTCAAATTCCGTCTCGTTTAACGGCTTATCCTCTTTCCAGATTTCGATGTTTTCCTTTAACTGCTCCATGTTCGACATGCCGGAAAGCACCATGGTTACGCCGGGAATGGCCTGAAGGAAACGGAAGGCCCATGCCGGGACGGATTCCTCCGGCCGCAGGCTCTTAAGCTTCGCTTCCATTTCTGCCGGCGCAGACGCCAGCTTTCCGCCCCGCAGCGGCTCCATGACCCAAACCGGGATACCGGCGTCCCGGACAAGCTCCACTTTCTCCTTCGCCCCCTGGAAATGCCAGTCCATGTAGTTTAACTGAAGCTGGCAGAATTCCATGTGCTCACCGTAAGCCTCCAAAAACCGCCGGATCACCGGAACGGAGCCGTGGGCAGAAAAGCCCAGGTGACGGATGCGGCCGTTTTCCTTCTGCTTTAACAGATAGTCCAGGATTCCGAACTTCGGATCCAGATAGCCGTCGATGTTTCCCTCATAGACATTGTGGAAAAGATAAAAGTCAAAATACGGCGTCTGGCACTTTTCAAGCTGCGCCTCGAAGATCTCCTCGACTTTTCCCATGTTGGACGGGTCATAGCCTGGGAACTTCGTTGCCAGATAATAGCTCTCCCGCGGGTACCTGGAGAGGAATTTTCCGGCCGTCAGCTCCGAGTTTCCATTGTGGTAGCCCCAGGCCGTATCGAAATAGTTGATTCCGCTCTGGTAGGCATAGTCGATCATTTCGGCTGCGGCCGCCTCATCTACAACAGCGTCGTCACCGTTTTTCACCGGCAGCCGCATCATGCCCAGCCCCAGGCCGGACAGCTTCATTCCCTGAAAATCTCTGTAAATCATGTGATATCTCCTTTCCTCTCACAGGCTCGTAAGCACCGGGTTCTCCATATAATCATACACCCGCTGCACTTCGCTTGGCTTCCTCGGATCAAGCATCTGCGGGCGTCCCAGATCGAGGGCCGCAATCCGCTTCATTTCCTCATTCTCCAGCTTAAAGTCCCATATATCCAGGTTCTCTTCCATGCGCGCCCTGTGGATGGTCTTCGGAAGGACGCTGATGCCCCGCTCGATGTTCCAGCGCAGGATCACCTGGGCCGCGGTCTTTCCATGGGCGGCCGCAATCTCGCCAAGCACCGGATTCGTGAACATCCCGTTCATGCCTTCGGCAAACGGCGCCCATGCCTGGGGCGTGATGCCGTACTCCTTTAAAATGGAAAGCTCTTCCTCCCTCTGGTAAAAGGGATGGAGTTCCATCTGGTTGACGGCCGGGATCACCCGGACATTTCTGCAAAGATCGATGATCCGGTCCGGCAGAAAATTGCTGACGCCGATGGCGCGGATCCGCCCGGCT comes from the Eubacteriaceae bacterium Marseille-Q4139 genome and includes:
- a CDS encoding aldo/keto reductase; this encodes MIYRDFQGMKLSGLGLGMMRLPVKNGDDAVVDEAAAAEMIDYAYQSGINYFDTAWGYHNGNSELTAGKFLSRYPRESYYLATKFPGYDPSNMGKVEEIFEAQLEKCQTPYFDFYLFHNVYEGNIDGYLDPKFGILDYLLKQKENGRIRHLGFSAHGSVPVIRRFLEAYGEHMEFCQLQLNYMDWHFQGAKEKVELVRDAGIPVWVMEPLRGGKLASAPAEMEAKLKSLRPEESVPAWAFRFLQAIPGVTMVLSGMSNMEQLKENIEIWKEDKPLNETEFDTVVSLADEETRKGGLPCTACHYCTSHCPKGLPVPELIALYNEHKITGGGFLAPMAVASMPKEHHPSNCIGCRSCETVCPQQIKISEMMADFTKILGGQV
- a CDS encoding aldo/keto reductase; amino-acid sequence: METVRLNNGVEMPLEGFGVFQVTDPKTCEHAVAEAIDVGYRLIDTASSYENEEAVGRAIRHSGIPRKELFVTTKAYIHQMGYERTKTAFEESLEKLGLEYLDLYLIHMPFGDYYGSWRAMEELYEAGRIRAIGVSNFLPDRIIDLCRNVRVIPAVNQMELHPFYQREEELSILKEYGITPQAWAPFAEGMNGMFTNPVLGEIAAAHGKTAAQVILRWNIERGISVLPKTIHRARMEENLDIWDFKLENEEMKRIAALDLGRPQMLDPRKPSEVQRVYDYMENPVLTSL